The DNA region CGCCAGCGCTTCCTGGCCGAGCAGGGCTACAGCTACACGATTCTGGACGCGCACGCGATCGCGGCCTGACTCACCCGGCCCCGGTCAGCCCTGCGAACCGGGCGATGCGACGTGCGACCTCGGCGGGCTGTTCGTCCACCAGGAAGTGCCCGGCCGCGGCGACCTCTTCGACGCGCACGTCCGCTGCGTACTTCTCCACGCCCGCCAGGGCGTCCCTGCGCAGAATCCGGTCCTGCTCCCCCAGCAGCACAAGGGTGGGCATCGCCGGCAGCCGGGTGCGGTACCTGCCCAGCACGATGCGCAGGAACAGCGGAAGCACGAGCTGCCGGTACACGCGTGACCCGGCCCAGGCCCGGTCGGGGTCGCGGAGGGCGGCGAGATAGTCCTCGACATCGACTGCCTGCACTCCACCCGCCGGACCCGCGAACGCCGAGAACAGCCACCGCGGCAGCCGCTGCCCACCGCCGCTGAGCAGTCGGGGGCCCAGCCCGGGCGTGGCGAGCGCGTACTGGAACCACAGGTGCTTCGCGCTGCCCAGCATCGACCCGGTCATGCGCAGGTACAAGGGCGGCACCGCGAGCACGACCAGGCGCGAGACGCGCTCCGGGCTCCGGACCGCCAGCGACAACGCCGTCAGCGCCCCGATGTCGTGGCCGACCACGACGGCGCGATCGATCCCGAGCGCATCCAGCAGCGCCACCGCGTCCTCGCTCAGCGCGTCCGGGCCGTACGATCCGCGCGGGGCATCGGTCCGACCCGACCCGCGCAGGTCCGGCGCGATGACGCGACCCAGCGGCGCGAGGTGCGGCACGGTGCCCACCCACTCGCGAGAGCTCTGCGGAAAGCCGTGTAGCAGCAAGAGGGGCGTTCCGGCACCCGCCTCTCTCACGTGCACGTTCAGCCCCCGCACCGGCACGGTTCGTTCGAGGATGGCCGCGGTATCCCTCTGCTCGCCCATGGCAGCGAGAATACTACTTCCGTAGTGACGTGTCACTACTTTTGTAGTGGGGATGCCGCACCTAAAGTGAGCGGGTGAGCAGGACACGAGAGCAAGCCCTGAACGCGGCCGTCGCGCTCATCGGCGACCAGGGCATCCGGGCGCTGACCCACGCGCGCGTGGACGAGCGGGCCGGACTGCCCAAAGGATCGACCTCTAACTGGTTCCGCACCCGGGATGCCCTGCTCGCGGGTGTGATCGCCTGGATCGCGGAGAGCGAGCGCAGAGACTTCGCCCAGGCGGCGGCCGACCCGATCGACACACCGGAGCGGCTCATCGACGCCTTCACCGGCATGATCGGGGCGGAGACCGGGCGCTTCGCCGGCCGGACGCGGGCGCGGTATGCGCTGTTCCTGGAGGCGGGCACCGACCGGGGCCTGCTGGCCCCACTGCTCGCGCAGCGCGCGGCGTTCCACGAGTGGATCCGTGCGCTCCTGACCGCCATCGGCACGGCCGACCCCGGGGAATCCACTCGCGCGCTGATGGCCGGTCTGGAAGGCGTCGTGCTGCACCGCCTGACCGTGGACCCGGATGCCGAGATCCGCCCCCTCGTCAGCCGGATCGTGCGCGGGGCGATCAGCTGAGATCGCCCTCGCCGCCGGCAACGTTCGCATAGCGCAGCAGCACGAACCCCTCCGCGTCGGCGAGGACGGACAGTAGGCGCAGCCGCGCCGCCGCCTCGTCGGCACCGCGCAGGATGCGGCCGGCGTCGCCTCCGACCAGGCGCGGGGCGAGGGTGAGGCAGACCTCGTCCACGAGCCGGTCCTCGTACAGCGCGCCGAACAGATGCGGGCCGCCTTCGCAGAGCACCTGCCGCAGTCCCCGCTCAGCGAGCGCGTCGCGCATCGCCGGCAGATCCACCGATGTCTCGCCGCAGACGAGCACGTCGGCGACCTCCTCCAGCGCCCGGCGCCGTGCGGCGTCCGCGTCCGCGCAGGTGACCACCAGCGGGCGGGCCACCGCCTCGGCGAAGAAGGGATGCTGCGGCGCGATCTCCAGCCCGCGGGACACCAGCGCCAGCGGGGGCTGGGCCGGCAAGCCCTGCGACGTGCGCCACGCGGCATCCGCGCCCCCCACCCCGGTGCCACCGTATCCCTCCGCTCGGACCGTGCCGGCGCCGACCACGATCACATCCGCCATCGCACGCAGGATCTGCATCAGGGCCCGGTCGGTGACTCCGCCCAGCTCTGCGCTGCCGCCGTGCACGGTCGCGGCGCCGTCCACGCTGGCGATGAAGTTCATGCGGATCCGCGGTGTCTCCCGATCGGGCAGCCGGTACGCCGCGAGCAGCTCCTCACGCGAGGGCATCGCGGTCCCCCGCCGGAACGCCGTGCAGCACACGCACCGGCCGCCGCCGGCCGATGATGACGATGTGAGACATGCTCTCTCCTCGGTCTTGATCACGACGCGCTCGAACGGTCGCAGCGTGGGTGGACCCTCATGACACGGGAGCGCGACGTGGCGGCGCGCACCCTTCCGCCCGACCTTAGAGGGTCCCCTCGGGTAGCTCCACGACCCGCCGGCGGCGCGCAGCCCGACCCGCCTGCACGCGCGCTTCGCACGCATTCACCCCCGACAAGGCAATAATGAGGGCATGACCGCACCGCGCATCCTGGTCGTCGACGACGAACCGAACATCCGCGACCTGCTTATCACGAGCCTCAGGTTCGCCGGATTCCAGGTCAGGGCCGTCTCCAACGGCGCCCAGACCATCTCGGCCGTCCTGGAGGAGGAACCAGACCTCATCATCCTCGACGTCATGCTTCCGGACATGAACGGGTTCAGCGTCACCAAGCGGCTCCGCGGCGCCGGATATACCGCCCCGATCCTCTTCCTCACCGCCAAGGACGAGACGGAGGACAAGATCACCGGCCTGAACGCGGGCGGCGACGACTACGTCACCAAGCCGTTCAGCCTGGACGAGATCGTCGCGCGCATTCAGGCGATTCTGCGCCGCACGATGCAGGCCGATGAGGAATCGGTCATCCGCGCCGGCGAGCTGACGATGGACCAGGACACCCACGACGTGCTGGTCGGAGATGTCTCGATCGACCTGAGCCCGACCGAGTTCAAACTGCTGCGCTACCTGATGCTCAACCCCAATCGCGTGCTGTCGAAAGCGCAGATCCTCGATCACGTGTGGGAGTACGACTTCAACGGGGATGCCGGAATCGTGGAGAGCTACATCTCCTACCTGCGGCGCAAGATCGATCCGCACTCCAGCGAACCCCTCATCCAGACCAAGCGCGGCTTCGGGTACATGCTCAAAGCCGGCAAGACCGCCTGACGCGGTCCCTGACTCGAAGGGGCCGCCCTGGCGCAGAAGACGGACGCGGTCACCCGAAGGTGGCGTGGCGTGAGCCTGCGCGCGAAGGTCACCGGGGTCACGGTCGCCGTGCTCGCGATCGGCCTGTTCGCGACAGGCGCCGGGGCCACCGTCTTCTTCCGGAACGCGCTGATCGCGAACCTGGAGAGCACCGTCCAGCAGGCGGCCACCGCCGAGACGGCGACCGGGCTGTTCGACATCGAGGTGGCCAACGGGGTCGCCGAGGTCGCGGACAAGAGTGATCCGCCGCGCACCGACTACCACGTCGCCCTGTATGCGGCCGAACCGCCGGGAGCGCTGCTGATCAGCGGCGGCGGCGAAGAGCCGGCGCCGGATTTCCCGGCGAAGTTCGCCCTGGAGAAGACCCTGACCGGCGGCATCGACACCTTCGCGCTGGAGGACAGCAAGACCGGCGCGCAGTTCCGCGCCAGTGTCGCTCCCCTGGAGGTCAACGGGGCGCTGTTCAGCCAGATGGTGGCGCTGCCGACCGCGCCGATCAATCAGGCCATCGGCACGTTCCTCGGGATCTACAGCATCCTGTCGGTCATCGCGATCATCAGCGGTGCCCTGCTGACCCGATGGCTGGTGACCCTGACGTTCCGCAGCCTCGGCCAGGTCGAGGAGACCGCGATGGCGATCGCTGCGGGTGATTTCAGCCAGCGCCTCACCGACATCGAGCCGATGACCACCGAGGTGGGCCGCCTCAAAGCCGCCATCAACGCCATGCTCGGCCGGGTCGATGCCGCGCTGAACCAGCGGGACTCGTCGGTACGGCAGATGCGCCGGTTCATCGGCGATGCCAGCCACGAACTGCGCACACCGCTGGTCACCGTCCGCGGCTACGCGGAGCTCTACCGCATGGGCGCGATCTCAGGCGACGACGAGGTCGCGCAGGCGATGGACCGCATCGAGAAGGAGGCGGTGCGGATGGGCGTGCTGGTCGAGGACCTGCTCGCACTGGCCCGGCTCGACGAGCGACGAGATGTCATCATCGCGCCGGTCGATCTGCGACCGATCGCAAGGGATGCCGCGCTGGACGTGCGTGCGACATCTCCGCACCGCCAGGTCACCGTGATCGACACCACGCTCGAGCCGCCCGCTCCGCGCGTGCAATGGGATGCGAACTCGGCTGCCGAGTCCGAACGGAATGCGCGGCGGCGCGCCGGGGTGCCCACATCGGCGATCGCCCGCGTCAGCGGTGGTGCGCTCTCGCTGCTGCGACGCCGGCAGCGCCTGGCCCCATCCGATGAGCAGCCTTCCGCGGACGAGACCGCGCCTGCCGAGCCGGTGACGGCCGCACCCGTGACGGAACCGATACAGCCCATCGTGCTCGGAGACGAGAACCGCATCCGCCAGGTCGTGGCGAACCTGCTGGGAAACGCGCGGCGCTTCACCGCGGACGATTCACCGATCGACCTGCGCGTCGGCGTCGACGCCGAAGCCGGCCTGGGGTGGATCGAGGTGGCCGACCATGGCGAAGGCATCCCACCCCAGATCCGGGAGAAGATCTTCCAGCGCTTCTGGCGCGCCGACACGTCCCGCGCCCGGGAGACGGGGGGCACCGGACTCGGGCTGTCGATCGTCGCATCCATCGTCGAGGCCCTGCACGGCACGGTCACCGTGCGCGACACTCCCGGCGGTGGTGCGACCTTCCGTGTCGGCATCCCGCTGGCCGGGGAACGGGACGCTCAGGATCACCTGCTCATCGAGACGCAGCCGCTCACCCGCTTCGAGTCCCCGCCCGACTGAGCGTCCTCTCCTCCCCAGCGATGCCTGCACGCCGGAGTCCGACAGGCGCGGTCTGCGGCCGGAACGGCACACACGGATGCTTCTAG from Microbacterium sp. zg-B185 includes:
- a CDS encoding alpha/beta hydrolase; the protein is MGEQRDTAAILERTVPVRGLNVHVREAGAGTPLLLLHGFPQSSREWVGTVPHLAPLGRVIAPDLRGSGRTDAPRGSYGPDALSEDAVALLDALGIDRAVVVGHDIGALTALSLAVRSPERVSRLVVLAVPPLYLRMTGSMLGSAKHLWFQYALATPGLGPRLLSGGGQRLPRWLFSAFAGPAGGVQAVDVEDYLAALRDPDRAWAGSRVYRQLVLPLFLRIVLGRYRTRLPAMPTLVLLGEQDRILRRDALAGVEKYAADVRVEEVAAAGHFLVDEQPAEVARRIARFAGLTGAG
- a CDS encoding TetR family transcriptional regulator: MSRTREQALNAAVALIGDQGIRALTHARVDERAGLPKGSTSNWFRTRDALLAGVIAWIAESERRDFAQAAADPIDTPERLIDAFTGMIGAETGRFAGRTRARYALFLEAGTDRGLLAPLLAQRAAFHEWIRALLTAIGTADPGESTRALMAGLEGVVLHRLTVDPDAEIRPLVSRIVRGAIS
- a CDS encoding pyrimidine reductase family protein, which encodes MPSREELLAAYRLPDRETPRIRMNFIASVDGAATVHGGSAELGGVTDRALMQILRAMADVIVVGAGTVRAEGYGGTGVGGADAAWRTSQGLPAQPPLALVSRGLEIAPQHPFFAEAVARPLVVTCADADAARRRALEEVADVLVCGETSVDLPAMRDALAERGLRQVLCEGGPHLFGALYEDRLVDEVCLTLAPRLVGGDAGRILRGADEAAARLRLLSVLADAEGFVLLRYANVAGGEGDLS
- a CDS encoding response regulator transcription factor; its protein translation is MTAPRILVVDDEPNIRDLLITSLRFAGFQVRAVSNGAQTISAVLEEEPDLIILDVMLPDMNGFSVTKRLRGAGYTAPILFLTAKDETEDKITGLNAGGDDYVTKPFSLDEIVARIQAILRRTMQADEESVIRAGELTMDQDTHDVLVGDVSIDLSPTEFKLLRYLMLNPNRVLSKAQILDHVWEYDFNGDAGIVESYISYLRRKIDPHSSEPLIQTKRGFGYMLKAGKTA
- a CDS encoding HAMP domain-containing sensor histidine kinase, whose product is MSLRAKVTGVTVAVLAIGLFATGAGATVFFRNALIANLESTVQQAATAETATGLFDIEVANGVAEVADKSDPPRTDYHVALYAAEPPGALLISGGGEEPAPDFPAKFALEKTLTGGIDTFALEDSKTGAQFRASVAPLEVNGALFSQMVALPTAPINQAIGTFLGIYSILSVIAIISGALLTRWLVTLTFRSLGQVEETAMAIAAGDFSQRLTDIEPMTTEVGRLKAAINAMLGRVDAALNQRDSSVRQMRRFIGDASHELRTPLVTVRGYAELYRMGAISGDDEVAQAMDRIEKEAVRMGVLVEDLLALARLDERRDVIIAPVDLRPIARDAALDVRATSPHRQVTVIDTTLEPPAPRVQWDANSAAESERNARRRAGVPTSAIARVSGGALSLLRRRQRLAPSDEQPSADETAPAEPVTAAPVTEPIQPIVLGDENRIRQVVANLLGNARRFTADDSPIDLRVGVDAEAGLGWIEVADHGEGIPPQIREKIFQRFWRADTSRARETGGTGLGLSIVASIVEALHGTVTVRDTPGGGATFRVGIPLAGERDAQDHLLIETQPLTRFESPPD